AATGATTTCATTCAGCTCTTCTTTTGTAAATATTTCTTTTGGGGATAGGTTGGCGTTTGCGAGTGTCTCTAGCCATTGAGATATTTTGTCTATATTTTTTGAAACAATATTTTCTATAAAATCCCCTTTAATAATGGATTTATCCCCGTAATCAGAAACTATTTTAATAAAGGATATTTGATGCTCATGAAAAAAAAGCTTTGCCGTCTGATATAATGCCGCCGCCTCCATATCAAAAAGAGGCTCCGTAACTTCTTTGGCATCGTAAACCATATGAGCAAAGCTTTCAATGCCTTCTTCGTTAAAAGGGCTTTTCAAAAGCATATCTATGTAAAACACTCTTCCTGAATAATTTTCATATATTTTATTGCACAAAAAGGGCGTACCTAAAGGTATTTCCTTGATTTTAGAACCGCATACCCCTATGTTCACAAAAAAATCTTCTTTATTTACCCCTGATGAAAGCAAAAAGCTTAAGCTTGCGGCAGCTTTAATCGGTCCTGTTCCTGTGATTATAAGCTTAATCCTATTGCCTTCAAAAACCTCAAAGCCTTTTATCTTCGTATTCTTTTTTAAGCCAAAAGCCTTTATGAGCGGGGCCGCCTCCCAGTAAAGGGAAGAAGAAATATAAATCATAAAATCATATCCCTATCATCAAAGTTTAAATTTATCCTTCGTAAATTCATTTTTATTTGATTTCAAGTTGATTTTTCAATATCTGCCGAAGTGTATAAACGTCATTTACTATATGGTTTAAATGCTATTCAACCATATTATCATCTATGGATTTATAAATCTCATGGAGAAGCTTCTCCAGAGACTCAATATCATAATTAAGAAAGGGCTCCATGTCAAAATTGAAATCCACCCTGTCCGTATGAAGGTATATCTTTGCAAGAGAGGTCATATCCTCACTGAATAAATACTCATTATCCTCCAGAAGACTCATGATAGAGGAGGTCATTTCTATGGTTTTGGTAAATTGCCTGTCTTCAAAGTAAAAAGAGCTTAAAAGTATGAAATCTTTAATATAGCCCACATTATTTTCACCTATGAGCCCTCTTTTTATATTAAGAGCTTCAGAAGTATAAAAAATTGCTTTTTTAAAATTCTTGCGGTTTTTATATAAAAGGGCTATGGAAACCATAACGTTGGCAACATAAATATGGTTTCTGCCGATGCTTTTTTCAGCCAAAGCCAAAAGGCGTATTTTAGCGTTTATGGCTTCGTCAATATTACCCTGTATCCTATGAATTTCAGAGATTTCGTTCATACACATGACGCAATAAGGGTGCGCACTATCTATAACCTCGGCACTGATATCCATGAATATTTGAAAGCAGTCTAAAGCATTGCTGTATTGCTGGGTTTTTATATTAAACATTCCCAGATAGTAGAGATTGCTTAAATATTCGTGGGATGCCTTGCCTTCAATATTTTTAATAAGAAGAAGGGCCCTGCTTAAATATTGGATAGCGCCTTCGTTATTGCCTACGGCTTCATACACATAGGCTATGGAATTTAGATTATCGGCATAATCTTTATCTTTTTCGCTTCTAAGGCTCAAGGCTTTTTTAAGCTGCCGAAGGGCATTTTCATAATCGCCGCTATCAAAAAGGGCATTTCCTAAGTTATAGATGGCGTCTATTCCTTGTCTGCTGTTTTCTCCGTAAAGCCTTAAAGATATTTCGTAAACGTCTCTGTAAAGCTTCAAAGCCTCGTTATAGACCATTTTTCTGCTGAATACCGTCGCCATATTATTGGCCCGCAAAGCATAATCCGCATTTTTTCCCTTTAGTCTTTTTACAATAGTCATAGATTCCATATAAAGTCTTATGGCTCTGCTAAGATCCCCTGCTTCGTCGTAAACATAAGCAATGGCGAAAAGATCGTCTGCATACCGCATGGATTTACTCATATTGTTCTGCTTGTATTTATATATAATATAATCTCCTACGCTCATGGCATCGTATAAATTATTTTCCTCCACAAGCTTATGAAAGCGCTTTCTGAGTTTTGAAATTTCATCGTAAATATCCACAAAAAGCCCTCCTTTTTACATCTACGAAAATGAAACTTAAGCTATGGTACTCATACAAATTATGTTTGTGCAGTTTTTACTCATCTTCCGGATATTCGTCATATCCTTCAAAATATAAAGAAAAGCCCTGATTGATATCGTTATAGGAAAACCCTTTTCTTACAAGATAATTATACACTTTTTGCTTATCTTTTTCATCATAATCATCTCTTGAAAGCTTTTTTGATATGGTTTTTATGATATTATCCAAAGGCATATAGTCTGCTTCGCTGAAGGCTTCGTCAATAATTTCTCCTGATATTCCCTTTAGCTTTAAATCGTATTTTATTTTATACGCCCCTTGATATTTATATTTTGTTTTATCGGAAATATACTTTCTGGCATAATTTAAATCATTTATATAATCATATCTTTGAAGAAGCTCTATTACTT
This is a stretch of genomic DNA from Anaeropeptidivorans aminofermentans. It encodes these proteins:
- a CDS encoding 5'-methylthioadenosine/S-adenosylhomocysteine nucleosidase family protein — protein: MIYISSSLYWEAAPLIKAFGLKKNTKIKGFEVFEGNRIKLIITGTGPIKAAASLSFLLSSGVNKEDFFVNIGVCGSKIKEIPLGTPFLCNKIYENYSGRVFYIDMLLKSPFNEEGIESFAHMVYDAKEVTEPLFDMEAAALYQTAKLFFHEHQISFIKIVSDYGDKSIIKGDFIENIVSKNIDKISQWLETLANANLSPKEIFTKEELNEIIEFSDSMGFTETMKNELLSLMTFYRLKGYEPMDMLKAYRGEKLGEKREGKKIFNEIREKIVK
- a CDS encoding RecX family transcriptional regulator; this encodes MTITKIERQKKNNKRYSIFIDGKFKFGMSGEDVLFYRLKEDMDISEKEYDNILENVIYQEAKGRAARYLGYGPRTEKEMRNKLSTYDYPENIIDKVIELLQRYDYINDLNYARKYISDKTKYKYQGAYKIKYDLKLKGISGEIIDEAFSEADYMPLDNIIKTISKKLSRDDYDEKDKQKVYNYLVRKGFSYNDINQGFSLYFEGYDEYPEDE
- a CDS encoding tetratricopeptide repeat protein translates to MDIYDEISKLRKRFHKLVEENNLYDAMSVGDYIIYKYKQNNMSKSMRYADDLFAIAYVYDEAGDLSRAIRLYMESMTIVKRLKGKNADYALRANNMATVFSRKMVYNEALKLYRDVYEISLRLYGENSRQGIDAIYNLGNALFDSGDYENALRQLKKALSLRSEKDKDYADNLNSIAYVYEAVGNNEGAIQYLSRALLLIKNIEGKASHEYLSNLYYLGMFNIKTQQYSNALDCFQIFMDISAEVIDSAHPYCVMCMNEISEIHRIQGNIDEAINAKIRLLALAEKSIGRNHIYVANVMVSIALLYKNRKNFKKAIFYTSEALNIKRGLIGENNVGYIKDFILLSSFYFEDRQFTKTIEMTSSIMSLLEDNEYLFSEDMTSLAKIYLHTDRVDFNFDMEPFLNYDIESLEKLLHEIYKSIDDNMVE